In the Quercus lobata isolate SW786 chromosome 5, ValleyOak3.0 Primary Assembly, whole genome shotgun sequence genome, one interval contains:
- the LOC115993107 gene encoding uncharacterized protein LOC115993107: protein MDAPSSSRTRGSTRKTSPPAPSATAVRRSKHKEDISATHTILLDEPKFEVDPKPLSVYHPMSEEVSTTASAFMEGFFNRANVVVEAMASAFAATAKEAPAKALIPPSKPVPAEESTYARKVFSGESAPILVEFPTPQKEITPTGTSQTESTSSATPLVIFASDALIALSQAVKDCSSLVVTPSSIPSLPPEDLIRTCL from the exons ATGGATGCTCCTTCTTCTAGTAGGACTCGTGGCAGTACAAGGAAGACATCTCCACCAGCCCCATCTGCCACTGCCGTGAGGAGA TCTAAGCACAAGGAGGACATTTCAGCCACTCACACTATACTACTTGATGAGCCCAAGTTTGAG GTTGATCCCAAACCCCTCTCTGTTTATCACCCCATGAGTGAGGAGGTTTCTACGACTGCTAGTGCATTTATGGAGGGCTTCTTTAACAGGGCAAATGTCGTGGTTGAGGCTATGGCTTCTGCTTTTGCTGCCACTGCAAAAGAAGCTCCTGCCAAAGCTCTAATCCCTCCATCTAAGCCTGTTCCTGCCGAGGAGAGTACCTACGCCAGGAAAGTTTTTAGTGGTGAGTCTGCTCCTATTCTTGTTGAATTCCCCACTCCTCAAAAGGAAATTACTCCTACAGGCACATCCCAGACCGAGAGTACCTCTTCAGCTACTCCTCTAGTCATATTTGCTAGTGACGCCTTAATTGCCCTTTCCCAAGCCGTGAAGGATTGTTCTTCCTTGGTGGTCACTCCATCTTCAATCCCTAGTTTACCACCTGAGGACCTGATTCGGACTTGTCTTTAG